TCATCGGTCGTCGGGCTGGATCGGTCGTCCCTCCTCGGTCGGGGGCGCGACGTGGTCGATGTACTCCTCGACCGATGGCTCCTCGACGCGGACCCGGACGTGCAGGTCGCCGAGTTCGCTCGGGTTGCCCACCGCGAAGGTGGCCACGCCCTCGAAGGCCGGCTGTTTCTTCAGGTCGAAGGCGAAGGTGTCCCCCTGCCGGTTCTCGAAGAAGACCTTCCGGGCGGCGTCGAGGATCTCCTGGCGGTGGAAGCACTCCGAGAGGGTCTCCAGGTCGTGGGCCTCGGCCACCAGCTCGCCGGGCCGTTCGTCGATCGTCGCGTTCGGAAACAGCTCGAAGATGGCGTCGGCGACCCGGTCGGTGACCTCCGTGTCGTTGACCGGCGCGGTCACCTGGACCTCGACGCTGTAGATCATGGCAGCGCCTCCGGCCCCTCCTCGAAGACCGCCCGGATCCGCTTGCGAAACCGCTCGAGAGTGTCCGTGTTCTCGATTGTCACGTCCGCCCGCTCCATCGCCGCGCCCATGCCGAAGCCCAGTTCGCGCTCGTCGCGCTCTTTCAGGCTCTCGCCGTCGTCGGTGTCGTCGCGCCCGCGGTCGGTGATCCGCTCGCGGCGGAGTTCGAAGGGCGCTTCGATGCTGACGAGCACGAAGTCGTCGCCGAAGCGCTCGCGGAAGGCGTCGAGTTCCACGTCCGAGCGCAGGCC
Above is a genomic segment from Halorientalis sp. LT38 containing:
- a CDS encoding AAA family ATPase — translated: MTVIGTVGLPGSGKGEAAEVARELGMPVVTMGDVIRRECRDRGLDPASHHGEIAQKLRAENGPGAIAERSLPLLEERLESADTVLVDGLRSDVELDAFRERFGDDFVLVSIEAPFELRRERITDRGRDDTDDGESLKERDERELGFGMGAAMERADVTIENTDTLERFRKRIRAVFEEGPEALP
- a CDS encoding coaE operon protein, with protein sequence MIYSVEVQVTAPVNDTEVTDRVADAIFELFPNATIDERPGELVAEAHDLETLSECFHRQEILDAARKVFFENRQGDTFAFDLKKQPAFEGVATFAVGNPSELGDLHVRVRVEEPSVEEYIDHVAPPTEEGRPIQPDDR